The Skermanella pratensis genome has a window encoding:
- a CDS encoding DUF4112 domain-containing protein → MASTAYGAGDRDAQIAHLERLADLLDSRWRIPGTRIPIGLDGIASIIPVVGDSATGVVAAYLVFQAARLGVPRSTLLRMLGNVGVDWAVGSIPVVGTLFDIGFKANRRNMRLLREHLERDRGPAERPTLRRV, encoded by the coding sequence ATGGCTTCCACCGCTTACGGTGCCGGTGACCGCGACGCCCAGATCGCCCATCTGGAGCGTCTGGCCGACCTGCTCGACAGCCGCTGGCGTATTCCGGGCACCCGCATCCCGATCGGGCTGGACGGCATCGCCAGCATCATCCCGGTGGTCGGCGACAGCGCCACCGGCGTGGTCGCCGCGTACCTGGTCTTCCAGGCGGCCCGCCTCGGGGTTCCCCGGAGCACGCTGCTGCGCATGCTGGGCAATGTCGGGGTCGACTGGGCCGTCGGCTCGATCCCGGTGGTCGGCACCCTGTTCGACATCGGCTTCAAGGCCAACCGCCGCAACATGAGGCTGCTGCGCGAGCACCTGGAGCGGGATCGCGGGCCCGCTGAGCGTCCCACGCTCCGAAGGGTCTGA
- a CDS encoding DUF1194 domain-containing protein, translated as MRVRSVPTAGLLASTLLVGLLVGWPSGAALAQQLVDLELVLAVDISGSVDEEEAALQRDGYVTALTDDRVVSAMGGGPFGAVAVIYVEWAGEDYQRIVVPWTLIGNREEARKFSDAIGAAPLSTARWTSLSGAIDHAATLFDGNGFEGVRRVIDISGDGVNNRGRPPSLARDEAVAAGITINGLPILNDRPNPWGGPAPIDLDRYYEENVIGGPGAFYIAARDFDDFAAAILSKLIREIAGLSSGAG; from the coding sequence ATGCGCGTCCGCTCCGTTCCGACCGCCGGCCTTCTGGCCTCCACCCTCCTGGTCGGTCTCCTGGTGGGCTGGCCTTCGGGCGCCGCCCTGGCCCAGCAGCTGGTCGACCTGGAGCTGGTCCTGGCGGTGGACATCTCCGGCAGCGTCGACGAGGAGGAGGCGGCCCTCCAGCGCGACGGCTATGTGACGGCGCTGACCGACGACCGGGTTGTTTCCGCCATGGGCGGCGGACCGTTCGGCGCCGTCGCGGTCATCTATGTGGAATGGGCGGGCGAGGACTATCAGCGCATCGTGGTGCCCTGGACCCTGATCGGCAACCGGGAGGAAGCCCGGAAGTTCTCCGACGCGATCGGTGCCGCCCCCTTGTCGACGGCGCGCTGGACCTCGCTGAGCGGCGCCATCGACCATGCCGCGACGCTGTTCGACGGCAACGGCTTCGAGGGAGTGCGGCGGGTGATCGACATCTCGGGCGACGGCGTGAACAACCGCGGCCGGCCCCCTTCCCTGGCCCGGGACGAAGCGGTCGCGGCCGGCATCACGATCAACGGCCTGCCGATCCTGAACGACCGGCCCAATCCCTGGGGCGGTCCGGCCCCGATCGACCTGGACCGCTATTACGAGGAGAACGTCATCGGCGGTCCCGGCGCCTTCTACATCGCGGCGCGCGACTTCGACGATTTCGCCGCCGCCATCCTGAGCAAGCTGATCCGCGAGATCGCAGGGCTGAGTTCCGGCGCCGGCTGA
- a CDS encoding YqaE/Pmp3 family membrane protein gives MDVLRILLAILLPPVGVFLQVGLGLHFWINILLTLLGYIPGIIHAIYVIIKYK, from the coding sequence ATGGACGTTCTTAGAATTCTGCTTGCCATCCTGTTACCGCCGGTCGGCGTATTCCTTCAGGTCGGTCTGGGTCTGCATTTCTGGATCAATATCCTCCTCACGCTCCTGGGTTACATCCCCGGCATCATTCACGCCATCTACGTCATCATAAAGTACAAGTAA